The proteins below come from a single Pelecanus crispus isolate bPelCri1 chromosome 19, bPelCri1.pri, whole genome shotgun sequence genomic window:
- the MCAM gene encoding cell surface glycoprotein MUC18, whose product MAAGRRAAGLALGWGCCLLLCCAAASKLEVSMPAVVEVESGGMARIECNFHIPGNGSYTYISWFYIDRNNRVRLYHIRGNEILEENTDYKGRLSVGEDKALSINRVMVQDSRTFVCQVGAGSHGMGENRTELRVYKVPEAPEIVASAGGVSVQSSDIPQIAQCVSRNSFPPPNITWHKNGEQLQPEEKMVKIPATLTRESSGLYTVSSTLFAHVTREDRNSLYHCTVHYWLRGQKRAVESRRVNITVFYPAQHVKLQVMPSSALVKEGDDVKLVCEADGNPAPVFSFYKRELEDSWQDLTSLADTNSGVLNLHDVNKSSSGLYRCQTLDLDDMRQLEKDVELVVNYIEGVHVKMEPSAPLQEGDSVRLSCDAHSPVALDYQWRDEKGKKVGEGNQLFLSNLTFETSSNFSCKVIAPSVPGLEQSKQVAVAVQGKPRIVAISSPLYVRPDEVVNLTCKAIAFPRPSVHWNVNGTAHEYVENQHIASNLTVRVNHDLLRAGAMCRVSNALGVSEKHIQLLDQKTAESKGVIIVAIIVCILVVAVLGSVIYFLHKKGKIPCGRAGKQDITKPEARKDKIVVEVKSDKLSEEAGLLQGANGEKRPATDQSEKYIDLRN is encoded by the exons atggctgcggggcggcgggcggcggggctcgccctgggctggggctgctgcctcctgctctgctgcg ctgcagccagcaagcTGGAGGTCTCCATGCCAGCAGTGGTTGAAGTGGAGAGCGGGGGCATGGCCAGGATTGAGTGCAACTTCCACATCCCTGGAAATGGTTCCTACACCTACATCAGCTGGTTCTAC ATTGACCGCAACAACCGGGTGAGGCTGTACCACATCAGGGGCAACGAGATCCTGGAGGAGAACACGGACTACAAGGGGCGGCTGTCAGTAGGGGAAGACAAGGCCCTCTCCATCAACAGGGTGATGGTGCAGGACTCCAGGACCTTCGTGTGCCAGGTCGGGGCGGGCAGCCACGGCATGGGCGAGAACCGCACTGAGCTCCGCGTCTACA AGGTCCCCGAGGCCCCTGAGATCGTGGCCAGTGCAGGCGGTGTCTCCGTGCAGAGCAGTGACATCCCACAG attgCCCAGTGTGTGAGCAGGAACAGCTTCCCACCTCCCAACATCACGTGGCACAAGAatggggagcagctgcagccGGAGGAGAAGA TGGTGAAGATCCCGGCCACGCTGACCCGTGAGTCGAGCGGGCTGTACACGGTGAGCAGCACCCTCTTCGCCCATGTCACCCGGGAGGACCGCAACTCCCTCTACCACTGCACTGTGCACTACTGGCTGCGGGGACAGAAGCGTGCTGTGGAGTCGCGGCGAGTCAACATCACCGTCTTCT acCCCGCGCAGCACGTGAAGCTGCAGGTCATGCCGTCCTCGGCACTGGTAAAGGAAGGGGACGACGTGAAGCTGGTTTGTGAGGCTGATGGGAACCCAGCGCCCGTCTTCAGCTTCTATAAGAGAGAg ctggaggacaGCTGGCAGGACCTGACGTCACTGGCAGACACCAACAGCGGGGTGCTGAACTTGCACGATGTGAATAAGAGCAGCAGCGGCCTGTACAGATGCCAGACCCTGGACTTGGATGATATGAGACAGCTGGAGAAGGATGTGGAGCTTGTTGTGAACT ACATTGAAGGGGTCCATGTGAAGATGGAGCCGTCCGCACCCCTTCAGGAAGGGGATAGTGTGAGGCTGAGCTGCGATGCCCACAGCCCTGTGGCCCTGGACTACCAGTGGAGGGATGAGAAG GGCAAGAAGGTCGGAGAAGGGAACCAGCTCTTTCTGAGCAACCTCACCTTCGAAACCTCCAGCAACTTCAGCTGCAAGGTGATCGCACCAAGTGTGccggggctggagcagagcaagCAGGTGGCTGTGGCTGTTCAGG GGAAGCCGCGGATCGTCGCTATCAGCTCGCCGCTGTATGTGCGGCCGGATGAGGTGGTGAACCTGACCTGCAAGGCCATCGCTTTCCCCAGGCCCTCTGTCCACTGGAATGTCAACGGGACG GCTCACGAGTACGTTGAAAATCAGCACATCGCTAGCAACCTGACGGTGCGCGTGAACCATGACCTGCTGCGGGCGGGAGCCATGTGCAGGGTTTCCAACGCGCTGGGTGTCAGCGAGAAGCACATCCAGCTGCTCG ATCAAAAGACAGCGGAGAGCAAAGGGGTGATTATTGTGGCGATCATCGTCTGCATCCTCgtggtggctgtgctggggtcaGTCATCTACTTCCTGCACAAGAAAGGCAAGATCCCATGTGGCCGCGCTGGGAAACAGGACAT CACAAAGCCAGAGGCACGTAAAGACAAGATTGTAGTTGAAGTTAAGTCAGATAAACTTTCCGAAGAGGCGGGGCTCCTGCAGGGTGCCAACGGCGAGAAGAGACCTGCCACTGACCAG AGCGAGAAATACATCGATCTGAGAAACTAG